The following are from one region of the Paenibacillus sp. JZ16 genome:
- the pflB gene encoding formate C-acetyltransferase has protein sequence MSVIEKEAGWKGFKSGKWTKRIDVNDFIAENITPYYGSDEFLAGPTDNTKALWDIVSDLTKKERENGGVLDVDVHTPSTITSHQPGYLDKDKEQIVGVQTDEPFKRSIQPFGGIRMMIDACNAYGFEMPQAVVDIFNGIRKTHNQGVFDAYTPEMRAARKAGIITGLPDAYGRGRIIGDYRRVSLYGVDALIQDKLRELAELEVDAMDEPVIRLREELSEQMRALKELKEMAAMHGYDISKPANTAKEAFQWLYFGYLAAIKEQNGAAMSLGRVSSFLDIYIQRDLAEDKLTEETAQELVDHFVMKLRIVKFLRTPDYNELFSGDPTWVTESIGGMSVNGETRVTKNSFRFLHTLYNLGPAPEPNLTVLWSEKLPEAFKKYCSKVSIETSSIQYENDDLMRPIYGDDYGIACCVSAMRIGKQMQFFGARANLAKALLYAINGGRDEKSGAQVGPEYPAITAEVLSYDEVMKRFKAMMEWLAKLYMNTLNVIHYMHDKYSYERIEMALHDRDILRTMACGIAGLSVAADSLSAIKYAKVKPVRNEQGIAVDFEIEGEFPCYGNNDDRVDSIAVELVEAFMSMIRKQKAYRDAMPTQSVLTITSNVVYGKKTGTTPDGRKAGEPFAPGANPMHGRDKKGALASLTSVAKLPYEDSLDGISNTFSIVPKALGKESDIRVNNLVAMLDGYFGSKAHHLNVNVFDREQLMDAMEHPENYPQLTIRVSGYAVNFVKLTREQQLDVINRTFHGSM, from the coding sequence ATGTCGGTGATTGAAAAAGAAGCAGGCTGGAAAGGTTTTAAATCAGGTAAATGGACCAAGCGGATTGACGTTAATGATTTTATTGCTGAGAACATTACTCCCTATTATGGCTCTGATGAATTTTTGGCTGGACCCACGGATAACACCAAAGCGCTGTGGGATATCGTATCGGATTTAACCAAGAAGGAAAGGGAGAATGGCGGGGTTCTGGATGTGGATGTCCATACACCATCAACCATCACCTCCCATCAACCCGGCTATTTGGATAAGGATAAGGAACAGATTGTCGGCGTTCAGACCGACGAGCCGTTCAAACGCTCCATCCAGCCTTTCGGCGGAATCCGGATGATGATTGATGCGTGCAACGCATACGGCTTTGAAATGCCGCAGGCGGTTGTGGACATCTTTAACGGCATACGCAAAACGCATAACCAAGGTGTGTTTGATGCCTATACTCCTGAGATGAGAGCAGCGCGCAAGGCCGGGATTATTACGGGTCTTCCCGATGCGTACGGCCGTGGACGTATCATCGGTGACTATCGCAGAGTATCGTTATACGGCGTGGACGCGCTGATCCAGGACAAATTGAGAGAACTCGCCGAGCTTGAAGTGGATGCGATGGATGAGCCGGTCATCCGTTTGCGGGAAGAATTGTCTGAACAAATGCGGGCGCTCAAGGAACTGAAGGAAATGGCGGCTATGCATGGTTATGACATCTCCAAACCTGCGAATACGGCGAAGGAAGCATTCCAGTGGCTGTATTTCGGTTACTTGGCCGCTATCAAGGAGCAGAATGGCGCTGCGATGTCGCTTGGCCGGGTATCTTCTTTCCTTGATATTTATATTCAACGGGATCTGGCTGAAGACAAGCTGACGGAAGAAACAGCCCAGGAACTGGTCGACCATTTCGTAATGAAACTTCGGATTGTGAAATTCCTGCGTACGCCGGATTATAACGAGCTGTTCAGCGGGGATCCGACGTGGGTGACGGAATCCATTGGGGGCATGTCGGTAAACGGTGAGACGAGAGTGACCAAGAACAGCTTCCGTTTCCTGCACACCCTGTACAATTTGGGGCCTGCTCCGGAACCGAACTTGACGGTGCTATGGTCGGAGAAGCTGCCGGAAGCCTTCAAAAAATATTGTTCGAAAGTTTCGATCGAAACCAGCTCGATTCAATACGAGAACGATGATCTTATGCGCCCGATCTACGGAGACGATTACGGCATCGCCTGCTGCGTATCCGCAATGCGCATCGGAAAGCAGATGCAGTTCTTCGGAGCCAGAGCAAACCTCGCCAAAGCGCTGCTCTATGCGATTAACGGCGGTAGAGATGAGAAATCCGGCGCCCAGGTTGGACCGGAATATCCGGCCATCACCGCGGAAGTTCTGAGTTATGATGAGGTCATGAAGCGGTTCAAGGCGATGATGGAATGGCTTGCGAAGCTCTACATGAATACGCTCAATGTGATCCATTACATGCATGACAAATACAGCTATGAACGGATCGAGATGGCGCTTCACGACCGGGATATCCTGCGCACGATGGCATGCGGCATTGCAGGCCTGTCCGTAGCAGCGGATTCACTGAGCGCGATTAAATATGCGAAGGTGAAGCCGGTACGCAACGAGCAAGGGATTGCGGTGGATTTTGAAATCGAGGGCGAGTTCCCTTGCTATGGCAATAATGATGATCGCGTGGATAGCATCGCTGTTGAGCTGGTCGAGGCCTTCATGAGCATGATTCGCAAGCAAAAGGCATACCGTGATGCCATGCCAACGCAATCGGTGCTCACGATTACGTCGAACGTTGTATACGGCAAGAAGACAGGAACCACGCCGGATGGACGTAAGGCAGGCGAGCCGTTTGCGCCGGGCGCGAATCCAATGCACGGACGCGATAAGAAGGGAGCTCTCGCTTCGCTGACCTCCGTGGCCAAGCTGCCATACGAGGACAGTCTCGACGGCATCTCGAATACGTTCTCGATCGTACCGAAAGCTCTTGGCAAGGAAAGTGATATCCGTGTGAACAACCTGGTTGCGATGCTGGACGGTTACTTTGGCAGCAAAGCGCACCATCTGAACGTCAACGTATTTGACCGGGAGCAGCTGATGGATGCGATGGAGCATCCGGAGAATTATCCGCAGTTGACGATCCGGGTATCCGGTTATGCGGTCAACTTCGTCAAACTGACGCGCGAACAGCAGCTTGACGTTATCAACCGTACGTTCCACGGATCGATGTAA
- the pflA gene encoding pyruvate formate-lyase-activating protein — protein MLKGHVHSIETFGTVDGPGIRFVLFMQGCLLKCQYCHNPDTWGLHEGREMTVDDVLAEIEPYLSYYRSSGGGLTVSGGEPTLQYPFVTELFKEVKRRWNLHTTLDSNGYNEPEKISELLEHTDLVLLDLKHINDEKHIKLTGKSNERTLKTARWLSEHGRNMWVRHVYVPGIHDSEEDLIELGQFIRTLHGVEKFEILPYHQMGVYKWKELGMAYPLEGVPSPSEEEVARAYRLIGEIPENIETVQ, from the coding sequence ATGCTAAAAGGTCATGTACACTCCATAGAAACGTTCGGAACGGTGGACGGTCCGGGTATCCGCTTTGTGCTCTTCATGCAGGGCTGCCTCTTGAAGTGTCAATACTGCCATAATCCGGATACCTGGGGACTGCATGAAGGACGCGAGATGACGGTAGATGACGTATTGGCAGAGATTGAGCCTTATCTGAGCTACTACCGTTCATCGGGGGGCGGGTTAACGGTCTCCGGCGGTGAGCCGACATTGCAGTATCCTTTTGTCACGGAGCTGTTCAAGGAAGTGAAGCGACGCTGGAATTTGCATACGACGCTGGACAGCAACGGCTATAATGAACCGGAGAAAATATCGGAATTGCTGGAGCATACCGACTTGGTGCTGCTGGATCTGAAGCATATCAACGACGAGAAGCATATCAAGCTCACCGGGAAGTCCAATGAACGGACGTTGAAGACCGCCCGCTGGCTGTCCGAACATGGTCGGAACATGTGGGTCCGGCACGTATATGTGCCGGGCATCCATGATAGCGAAGAAGACTTGATTGAGTTAGGTCAATTTATTCGGACGCTGCACGGCGTCGAGAAATTCGAAATTTTGCCATATCATCAGATGGGCGTGTATAAATGGAAGGAACTCGGCATGGCTTATCCATTAGAGGGCGTTCCTTCACCATCCGAAGAGGAAGTGGCACGCGCTTACCGGTTGATTGGCGAAATACCCGAGAATATAGAGACTGTCCAGTAA
- a CDS encoding ABC transporter substrate-binding protein yields the protein MKKKGLALLMSLLFVSSTLLSACGGGDKAAEKPSGGSEETVSNEPFEITIRHTQVGESKKFRLALLNDVVSKTEEAVPGLKIKLDAVDSEVNRKEKLRGEMAAGKPPEVFDVFGSPDAGVYSKEGLMLDLTPILDELGIKDKFTTLDPFTHDGKIYGLPIGGSIEGIFYNKDYFTQKGLSVPKTLAELEQIAETIKADGKIPFAQSSKDAWIPLMTTNNLWSYYAGPEVTYGFKTGETKWTDPKVVEGVKKHQEWVEKGYFKKGELGFEYADMRNQMITGEAIMMMDGSWANSVFRDPAQAGDMVGKVGYFNLPPVNEGDPVIVMQDANNGYGFSAAVAEDPRKLQAVKEFIKNMWTDEMQLRGLKEDGVLPAMKMDLATMNSTSDDPLMQDIFKGVSEINKSFPAFDALVQADVNTALSMGIQQVIGGELDAEKMLENVQAAQEAANASEE from the coding sequence ATGAAGAAAAAGGGTCTGGCATTATTAATGTCGCTTCTGTTCGTCTCATCCACGCTTTTGTCTGCGTGCGGCGGCGGTGACAAGGCAGCAGAGAAGCCGTCAGGTGGTTCGGAAGAAACGGTAAGCAATGAGCCGTTTGAAATCACCATCCGCCATACGCAAGTAGGTGAATCCAAGAAGTTCCGTCTCGCATTGCTGAACGATGTGGTCAGTAAGACCGAAGAGGCGGTGCCCGGACTGAAAATCAAGCTGGACGCTGTAGACTCTGAAGTGAACCGTAAAGAGAAGCTGAGAGGCGAGATGGCAGCCGGTAAGCCGCCGGAAGTGTTCGATGTGTTCGGCAGCCCCGATGCAGGCGTATATTCCAAAGAAGGCTTGATGCTCGATTTGACTCCGATTTTGGATGAGCTGGGCATTAAAGACAAATTTACGACGCTAGACCCGTTCACACATGATGGCAAGATCTACGGATTGCCGATTGGCGGTTCCATCGAAGGTATTTTCTATAACAAGGACTACTTCACGCAAAAAGGGCTGAGCGTTCCAAAAACATTGGCTGAATTAGAGCAAATTGCCGAAACCATCAAAGCCGACGGCAAGATTCCGTTCGCGCAATCCTCCAAGGATGCTTGGATTCCGCTCATGACCACGAATAACTTGTGGAGCTATTACGCGGGGCCAGAGGTTACTTACGGCTTCAAGACCGGAGAAACGAAATGGACGGATCCGAAAGTCGTTGAAGGTGTGAAGAAGCACCAAGAATGGGTTGAGAAAGGGTACTTCAAAAAAGGCGAGCTCGGATTCGAATATGCGGACATGAGAAACCAAATGATTACCGGCGAAGCCATCATGATGATGGACGGATCGTGGGCGAACTCCGTATTTAGAGATCCGGCTCAAGCGGGTGACATGGTAGGCAAGGTCGGATACTTCAACCTGCCTCCGGTTAATGAAGGCGACCCAGTCATTGTCATGCAGGACGCAAACAACGGATATGGATTTTCGGCAGCGGTTGCGGAAGATCCTCGTAAACTTCAGGCGGTTAAAGAGTTCATCAAAAATATGTGGACAGATGAAATGCAGCTTCGCGGACTGAAAGAAGACGGTGTACTGCCGGCGATGAAGATGGATCTGGCCACCATGAACTCCACTTCGGACGACCCGCTTATGCAAGACATTTTCAAAGGCGTAAGTGAGATCAACAAATCCTTCCCTGCCTTTGATGCACTTGTTCAAGCAGACGTGAACACCGCACTGAGCATGGGAATTCAGCAAGTCATCGGCGGCGAGCTTGATGCCGAGAAGATGCTCGAGAATGTGCAGGCAGCGCAAGAAGCGGCCAATGCTTCAGAGGAATAA
- a CDS encoding carbohydrate ABC transporter permease, translating to MNKALRNPLIYIVFVLPAFLLFLAFFIYPIFTAFDNSFTSWNGISKDVKYIGFDNYVTALNDDAFWKAVRNNVYFILFSCLIQVPTIIIFSLLIANVKRLKGLYKTAVFAPSIMSTAVIGILWGFIYNPDFGLMNEILGLVGIEPIYWLSDRKWAMIAILITNAWQWTGFYIVMVLAAILSIPKELDEAAAIDGATGVQRATKITLPLIMPIISVVIMLSIAGAMKAADIILVMTKGGPAGSTDVMATYMIRYAITSFKHGFGNSIAVLIFLFTIIVTVLYQVLVARRNERIEY from the coding sequence ATGAACAAAGCGCTGAGAAATCCTCTGATTTACATCGTTTTTGTGCTGCCGGCATTCTTGCTGTTTCTGGCTTTTTTCATATACCCGATCTTTACTGCATTTGACAACAGCTTTACGAGCTGGAACGGCATCTCCAAAGATGTGAAGTATATTGGGTTCGATAACTATGTAACAGCCTTGAATGACGATGCTTTTTGGAAAGCTGTCAGGAACAACGTTTATTTCATTCTCTTTTCCTGTTTGATCCAGGTTCCGACGATCATAATCTTTTCCCTGTTAATCGCAAACGTGAAGCGTTTGAAGGGGCTTTATAAAACGGCGGTTTTCGCGCCGTCCATCATGTCGACGGCTGTCATCGGCATTTTATGGGGATTCATTTACAATCCGGACTTTGGTCTGATGAATGAGATTTTAGGGCTGGTTGGCATTGAACCCATCTATTGGTTATCGGATCGCAAATGGGCCATGATTGCCATCCTGATCACAAACGCGTGGCAATGGACCGGCTTTTACATCGTGATGGTGCTTGCCGCAATTTTATCCATACCGAAGGAGCTTGATGAGGCTGCGGCAATCGATGGAGCGACAGGCGTCCAAAGAGCAACCAAAATCACGCTTCCCTTAATTATGCCAATTATCTCTGTTGTGATCATGCTGTCGATCGCGGGAGCCATGAAAGCGGCGGACATTATTCTGGTTATGACCAAGGGTGGGCCGGCCGGCTCAACCGACGTTATGGCGACATATATGATTCGATATGCAATTACGAGCTTCAAGCATGGCTTTGGCAATTCGATCGCCGTGCTGATCTTCCTCTTTACGATTATTGTAACGGTGCTCTACCAGGTGCTGGTCGCAAGACGCAACGAAAGGATTGAATACTGA
- a CDS encoding carbohydrate ABC transporter permease has protein sequence MRAIKKLIPHIFLMAYLLVILYPFLFVLFSSVKVDNQSIATNPFGLPSTLVFDNYVNAWVSAKISTYFWNSLYIGVLSACLSILFAAMLAFAVTRMRYNRISAIVFQCILIGMLIPNNSLMLPIYGMMRQLDILNTHMALILPYVANAIPFSVIILAAFMRSLPGEIEEAAVIDGLRSGGLFARIILPLTVPAIVTVFIINFLGNWNEFLLANYFLSNDELRTLPVGMVGFRDAYNMNYAQMSAGIVFSVLPVLIIYAVLQEKIIEGVTAGSVKG, from the coding sequence ATGAGAGCAATAAAGAAACTGATCCCGCACATTTTTCTGATGGCCTACTTGCTCGTCATACTATATCCATTCCTGTTCGTCCTGTTCTCTTCCGTGAAGGTGGATAACCAGTCCATTGCTACGAACCCATTTGGTTTGCCAAGCACGTTGGTATTTGATAACTATGTGAACGCATGGGTGAGCGCCAAAATTAGCACGTATTTCTGGAACAGCTTATACATCGGCGTGCTGTCAGCCTGCTTGTCGATTCTATTTGCGGCGATGCTGGCTTTTGCCGTGACGCGGATGAGATACAACCGGATCAGCGCGATTGTCTTTCAATGTATTTTGATAGGTATGCTGATTCCAAATAACTCTCTCATGCTGCCGATATATGGCATGATGAGGCAGTTGGATATTTTGAACACGCATATGGCCCTGATTCTGCCGTATGTTGCCAATGCCATCCCGTTCTCGGTTATTATACTGGCTGCCTTCATGCGGTCGCTGCCCGGTGAAATCGAAGAAGCCGCGGTTATTGATGGATTGAGGTCCGGAGGGTTGTTTGCTAGAATTATCTTACCTCTGACCGTACCGGCCATCGTTACCGTATTTATCATCAACTTCCTGGGTAACTGGAACGAATTCTTGCTTGCTAACTATTTCCTATCGAATGATGAACTGAGAACGCTGCCTGTCGGAATGGTCGGATTCAGGGACGCCTACAATATGAACTACGCACAGATGTCCGCGGGTATCGTATTCAGCGTGCTGCCGGTCCTTATCATTTATGCCGTGCTGCAAGAGAAGATCATTGAAGGCGTTACCGCAGGAAGCGTCAAGGGGTAA
- a CDS encoding response regulator transcription factor: MLKALLVDDEAPILNNLSKVLPWEEMGMKVVGLARSGMEALEVADQYNPDLILCDIRMPVMDGLTFITKIREKGSRAEIFLLTGYQEFEYAREAIKLGVKDYISKPIHYGELEMKIREIGEEIRKKRAKEKYYNTVSLIDEAPNPEAVKKTPEQLVTSALEYINTHMGQDLGIEELSEHLGISSSYFCLLFKNHVGLTFVEYLTRQRMEAAKFLLVNSDKNIAQIGSFVGYHERRYFTKVFQKATGMTPSEFREMSGEATV; the protein is encoded by the coding sequence ATGTTGAAGGCATTATTAGTTGACGATGAGGCTCCAATCCTGAACAATCTCAGCAAGGTTCTGCCTTGGGAAGAGATGGGCATGAAGGTTGTCGGACTTGCCCGAAGCGGGATGGAAGCACTTGAAGTAGCGGATCAGTATAACCCGGATCTGATTCTGTGTGATATCCGGATGCCCGTCATGGACGGACTGACCTTTATTACGAAGATTCGGGAGAAAGGAAGCCGGGCGGAAATTTTTTTGTTAACGGGATATCAGGAGTTTGAATATGCCCGGGAAGCAATTAAGCTTGGCGTCAAGGATTATATCAGCAAGCCGATTCATTACGGTGAGCTTGAAATGAAGATTCGAGAGATCGGGGAGGAGATCCGCAAGAAGAGGGCGAAAGAGAAGTATTACAATACCGTTTCGCTAATCGATGAGGCTCCGAATCCTGAAGCGGTTAAGAAAACGCCGGAGCAATTGGTAACGTCTGCTCTGGAGTATATCAATACCCATATGGGACAGGATTTGGGGATTGAGGAGCTTTCGGAGCATTTAGGGATCAGCTCCAGTTACTTCTGTTTATTGTTCAAGAACCATGTCGGGCTTACCTTCGTGGAGTACTTGACGAGACAGCGGATGGAGGCGGCCAAGTTCCTGTTAGTGAACAGCGACAAGAACATTGCGCAGATCGGCTCTTTTGTCGGTTATCATGAGCGTCGGTATTTTACCAAGGTATTTCAAAAAGCCACCGGCATGACGCCATCCGAATTCCGGGAAATGTCCGGAGAGGCAACGGTATAG
- the nagZ gene encoding beta-N-acetylhexosaminidase translates to MKWTAADLSLEQKVGQMFICGFNALTPNEHAKILIEQYQVGGICYFRRNVKTLPQLAELSESLQQLASDRQKFPLLISIDQEGGMVARIDHEGISRIPGNMALGAAGSAQDSYRVAQIGARELRSLGVNMNFAPCLDVNNNPRNPVIGVRSFGEDPQAVAALGAAAIKGYQEEGVSATAKHFPGHGDTSVDSHLGRASVPHDLERLRSVELYPFAQAIRDGVDAIMTAHVSFPAIEPSDLPATLSHAVLTGLLREEMGFEGLIITDCLEMHAISKEYGIPEGAIRAITAGADCVLVSHNLSEQTAAITAVIEAVRSGRLSENLIDTAVERILALKQRNAMLAEELPVYPIGEVAEETKQLLAQIAGRGITLVKDEGQLPLKPAQAVAVIWPELLSATQVDEAWSMSYTLGDALRCYGVPADDLRVGTDMSDEEVEQAVKAAEGYKQIVVATYTSESRLPAGQQKLVNKLAELEDVALVIVATRNPYDINDLPPVPTYLCSYENTPYYMNATAGVLIGQVKPEGKLPVGISEAYPLGWSGNQDYVNN, encoded by the coding sequence ATGAAATGGACGGCAGCAGATTTATCGTTAGAACAAAAGGTAGGACAAATGTTTATATGCGGCTTCAACGCCTTGACGCCGAATGAGCACGCCAAAATACTGATCGAACAATATCAGGTCGGGGGCATCTGCTATTTTCGCCGGAACGTGAAAACGCTGCCTCAGCTTGCCGAACTGTCAGAGTCCTTGCAGCAGCTCGCATCGGACCGCCAAAAGTTCCCGCTTCTGATCTCAATAGATCAGGAGGGCGGTATGGTTGCCCGGATTGATCATGAAGGCATCAGCCGCATTCCGGGAAATATGGCGCTTGGAGCAGCGGGCAGCGCGCAGGATTCGTACAGGGTAGCGCAAATCGGGGCGCGCGAATTGCGTTCACTCGGCGTGAACATGAATTTCGCTCCTTGCCTCGACGTGAACAACAATCCTCGTAATCCGGTCATCGGCGTGCGTTCCTTCGGCGAAGATCCCCAAGCTGTTGCCGCGCTTGGGGCTGCGGCCATTAAGGGATATCAGGAAGAAGGCGTGTCCGCTACGGCCAAGCACTTCCCGGGACATGGCGATACGAGCGTCGATTCACATCTCGGGCGGGCTTCTGTACCGCATGATCTGGAACGGCTCCGTAGCGTGGAATTGTATCCGTTCGCGCAAGCGATCCGGGACGGTGTGGACGCCATTATGACGGCTCACGTCAGTTTCCCGGCGATAGAGCCGAGTGATCTGCCGGCAACGCTTTCTCATGCCGTGTTAACGGGTTTGCTGAGGGAAGAGATGGGGTTTGAAGGGCTGATCATAACGGACTGCCTTGAGATGCATGCGATCTCCAAAGAGTACGGGATTCCGGAGGGCGCGATACGCGCGATCACAGCGGGTGCGGACTGCGTACTGGTCAGCCACAATCTATCCGAGCAGACGGCGGCGATTACGGCCGTCATTGAAGCTGTCCGCAGCGGAAGGCTTTCAGAGAATCTGATCGATACGGCTGTAGAGCGGATATTGGCGCTTAAGCAGCGTAATGCGATGCTCGCAGAGGAGCTTCCGGTCTACCCGATTGGCGAGGTGGCGGAAGAGACCAAACAATTGCTGGCTCAAATCGCAGGCAGAGGCATCACGCTGGTGAAAGACGAAGGGCAGCTGCCTCTTAAGCCGGCGCAGGCTGTGGCCGTGATCTGGCCGGAACTGCTTTCGGCAACCCAGGTTGATGAAGCATGGAGCATGAGCTATACCTTGGGGGATGCCTTAAGATGTTACGGGGTTCCGGCAGACGATCTGCGTGTCGGAACCGATATGTCCGATGAAGAGGTCGAGCAGGCCGTTAAGGCAGCCGAAGGATATAAACAGATTGTGGTAGCCACGTACACTTCCGAGAGCCGTCTTCCCGCCGGCCAGCAGAAGCTGGTGAACAAGCTGGCTGAACTTGAGGATGTGGCCCTTGTTATCGTCGCTACCCGTAATCCTTATGATATCAATGATCTTCCCCCGGTTCCGACGTATTTGTGCAGCTACGAGAACACGCCTTATTATATGAATGCGACCGCGGGCGTCTTGATAGGACAGGTTAAACCGGAGGGTAAGCTCCCGGTAGGGATCAGCGAGGCTTATCCGCTAGGTTGGAGCGGTAATCAGGACTATGTCAACAATTGA